A part of Myxococcus landrumus genomic DNA contains:
- a CDS encoding 4'-phosphopantetheinyl transferase family protein: MSTVGEPLELRPDEVHVWIVEPERIQEQKLLDAYWALLDSGEREKKQRFRFERHQKQYLVSHALVRVTLSRYAPVAPTAWSFSTNAYGRPEIRGEWGARLRFNLSHTDGMALVAVGLDAELGADVEDSQRPGDTVEIADSFFAASEVAALRALPVAEQRSRFFEYWTLKESYIKARGAGLSLPLDQFAFHLARGQEPRISFDARMADTPETWRFMQWCPSERHHAAVALRSARANPFRVRWQFTVPLASDAPPRFEAA; encoded by the coding sequence ATGTCGACTGTTGGCGAGCCACTGGAGCTCCGTCCGGACGAAGTCCATGTGTGGATTGTCGAGCCCGAGCGCATCCAGGAGCAGAAGCTCCTGGACGCCTACTGGGCCCTGCTGGACTCAGGCGAGCGCGAGAAGAAGCAGCGCTTCCGCTTCGAGCGCCACCAGAAACAATACCTGGTGAGTCACGCGCTGGTGCGAGTGACGCTCTCGCGCTACGCGCCGGTGGCGCCCACGGCGTGGAGCTTCTCGACCAACGCCTACGGGCGGCCGGAGATTCGGGGGGAGTGGGGCGCGCGGCTGCGCTTCAACCTCTCGCACACGGACGGCATGGCGCTGGTGGCCGTGGGGCTGGACGCGGAGCTGGGCGCGGACGTGGAGGACAGCCAGCGTCCCGGGGACACGGTGGAGATCGCCGACAGCTTCTTCGCCGCCTCGGAGGTCGCCGCGCTCCGGGCGCTTCCCGTCGCCGAGCAGCGAAGCCGCTTCTTCGAGTACTGGACGCTCAAGGAGTCCTACATCAAGGCGCGAGGCGCGGGGCTGTCCCTGCCGCTGGACCAGTTCGCCTTCCACCTGGCGCGGGGCCAGGAGCCGCGCATCTCGTTCGACGCGCGGATGGCGGATACCCCCGAGACGTGGCGCTTCATGCAGTGGTGCCCCTCCGAGCGCCACCACGCGGCGGTGGCGCTGCGGAGTGCCAGGGCGAACCCCTTCCGGGTGCGCTGGCAGTTCACCGTGCCGCTGGCCTCGGATGCGCCGCCTCGCTTCGAGGCGGCCTGA
- the cysC gene encoding adenylyl-sulfate kinase yields MPRNAGFILWLTGMSGAGKSTLSRALRAHLEPLRSVEVMDGDEVRTWLTRGLGFSREDREENVRRIGHVARLLARHGVGVIVAAISPYRSSRAEVRRLATEAGLAFVEVYIEAPLDALIARDVKGLYKKALAGELQNFTGVSDPYEAPESPEVIVRSAQEPVETGLERVLAALQSRGLLANRAA; encoded by the coding sequence GTGCCACGGAACGCTGGGTTCATCCTCTGGTTGACGGGCATGTCGGGCGCGGGAAAGAGCACGCTCTCCCGAGCGCTGCGCGCGCACCTGGAGCCATTGCGGTCCGTGGAGGTGATGGACGGCGACGAGGTCCGCACCTGGCTGACGCGAGGCCTGGGCTTCTCGCGCGAGGACCGCGAGGAGAACGTGCGGCGCATCGGCCATGTGGCGCGGCTGCTCGCCCGGCACGGGGTGGGCGTCATCGTCGCCGCGATATCGCCGTATCGGAGCTCTCGCGCGGAGGTGCGCCGGCTGGCGACGGAGGCGGGGCTTGCCTTCGTGGAGGTCTACATCGAGGCGCCGCTGGACGCGCTCATCGCCCGGGACGTGAAGGGGCTCTACAAGAAGGCCCTGGCGGGGGAGCTGCAGAACTTCACGGGGGTCTCGGACCCGTATGAAGCGCCCGAGTCCCCCGAGGTCATCGTCCGCTCCGCCCAGGAGCCCGTGGAGACGGGACTGGAGCGCGTGTTGGCCGCGCTCCAGTCGAGGGGCTTGCTGGCGAACCGCGCGGCCTAG
- a CDS encoding thioesterase II family protein produces MPSAPASNPNAPDRWFPSRKPQPDPRLRLFCLPFAGGSASIYSGWQGGLPPGVELCAVQLPGRERRLMEKPIDNLPALVDALLPVLAPLLDRPFVFFGYSMGSRISLELTRRLVARNGPLPRGLVLAAAGAPRTADRKPIHHLPQDQFIEELRRYDGTPEEILQHRELLELLVPTLRADFALAWWENGPSPVKLDVPISVMGGTEDKHVALARLETWREETRHPDFRIRHFEGGHFFLRKQQAALLTALGEDLTRWMTTPA; encoded by the coding sequence ATGCCCAGTGCGCCCGCCTCGAACCCGAACGCCCCTGACCGTTGGTTTCCTTCACGCAAGCCCCAACCGGACCCGCGCCTGCGCTTGTTCTGCCTGCCCTTCGCCGGCGGCAGCGCCTCCATCTACAGCGGATGGCAAGGAGGTCTTCCGCCAGGCGTCGAGCTGTGCGCGGTGCAGCTCCCCGGCCGTGAGCGCCGGTTGATGGAGAAGCCCATCGACAACCTGCCCGCGCTGGTGGACGCGCTCCTGCCCGTGCTCGCACCCCTGCTGGACAGGCCGTTCGTCTTCTTCGGCTACAGCATGGGCTCGCGCATCTCCCTGGAGCTGACGCGGCGGCTGGTCGCGCGCAACGGCCCGCTGCCTCGGGGCCTGGTGCTGGCCGCGGCCGGCGCGCCTCGCACGGCGGACCGCAAGCCCATCCACCACCTGCCGCAGGACCAGTTCATCGAGGAGCTGCGGCGCTACGACGGCACGCCGGAGGAAATCCTCCAGCACCGCGAGCTGCTGGAGCTGCTGGTGCCCACCCTGCGCGCGGACTTCGCGCTGGCGTGGTGGGAGAACGGCCCGTCGCCCGTGAAGCTCGACGTCCCCATCTCCGTCATGGGCGGCACCGAGGACAAGCACGTCGCGCTCGCCCGCCTGGAGACGTGGCGCGAGGAGACGCGCCACCCGGACTTCCGCATCCGCCACTTCGAGGGAGGTCACTTCTTCCTCCGCAAGCAGCAGGCCGCCCTGCTCACGGCGCTGGGCGAGGACCTCACCCGCTGGATGACGACGCCCGCTTGA
- a CDS encoding sulfate adenylyltransferase subunit 1 translates to MELLRFATAGSVDDGKSTLIGRLLHDTRSILEDQLAAVERTSRARGDEYVNLALLLDGLKAEREQGITIDVAYRYFATARRKFIIADTPGHLQYTRNMVTGASTADLALILVDARKGVLEQTRRHAFIASLLRVPHLVLCVNKMDLVGFDAAVFESIRDEFRKFSMKLDVADLTFIPISALGGDNVVTRSERMPWYEGSTLLHHLENVHIASDRNLIHVRFPVQSVIRPMSTKYPDYRAYAGQVLGGVLRPGDEVMALPSGFTTRVKSLELAGRPVAQAFPPMSVNVSLAEELDISRGDMLCRPGNPPMMGQDLDAMVCWLAEGVSLQPGSRFALKHTTRSARMQVKHLHYRLDINTLSRDETSPRLGLNEIGRVTLRTTVPLFFDEYRRNRHTGSFILIDEATNATVGAGMINGPAV, encoded by the coding sequence GTGGAACTTCTTCGATTCGCGACCGCGGGCTCCGTCGATGACGGCAAGAGCACCCTCATTGGCAGGTTGCTCCACGACACGCGCTCGATTCTGGAGGACCAGCTCGCCGCCGTGGAGCGCACCAGCCGCGCGAGGGGCGACGAGTACGTCAACCTGGCGCTGCTGCTGGACGGCCTGAAGGCCGAGCGCGAGCAGGGCATCACCATCGACGTGGCCTACCGCTACTTCGCGACGGCGCGCCGCAAGTTCATCATCGCGGACACGCCGGGGCACCTGCAGTACACGCGCAACATGGTGACGGGTGCGTCCACGGCGGACCTGGCGCTCATCCTGGTGGATGCGCGCAAGGGCGTGCTGGAGCAGACGCGGCGCCATGCCTTCATCGCCTCGCTGTTGCGGGTGCCGCACCTGGTCCTCTGTGTGAACAAGATGGACCTGGTGGGCTTCGATGCGGCGGTCTTCGAGTCCATCCGCGACGAGTTCCGCAAGTTCTCCATGAAGCTGGACGTGGCGGACCTGACGTTCATCCCCATCTCCGCGCTGGGCGGGGACAACGTGGTGACGCGCTCGGAGCGGATGCCCTGGTACGAGGGTTCCACGCTGCTTCACCATCTGGAGAACGTGCACATCGCGTCGGACCGCAACCTCATCCACGTGCGCTTCCCCGTGCAGAGCGTCATCCGGCCCATGTCCACGAAGTACCCCGACTATCGGGCGTACGCGGGGCAGGTGCTGGGCGGCGTGCTGCGGCCGGGCGACGAGGTGATGGCGCTGCCGTCTGGCTTCACCACGCGGGTGAAGTCGCTGGAGCTGGCGGGGCGCCCCGTGGCGCAGGCGTTTCCGCCCATGTCCGTGAATGTGTCGCTGGCGGAGGAGCTGGATATCAGCCGGGGCGACATGCTGTGCCGCCCGGGCAATCCGCCGATGATGGGGCAGGACCTGGACGCGATGGTGTGCTGGCTGGCGGAGGGTGTCTCGCTTCAGCCGGGCTCACGCTTCGCGCTGAAGCACACGACGCGCTCGGCGCGCATGCAGGTGAAGCACCTGCACTACCGGCTGGACATCAACACGCTCAGCCGCGACGAGACGAGCCCGAGGCTGGGGCTCAATGAAATCGGGCGGGTGACGCTGCGAACCACGGTGCCGTTGTTCTTCGACGAGTACCGGCGCAACCGCCACACGGGCAGCTTCATCCTTATCGACGAAGCCACGAACGCGACGGTGGGCGCAGGGATGATCAACGGCCCCGCTGTCTGA
- a CDS encoding ATP-binding cassette domain-containing protein translates to MTSPRRRRSIIPEVIQISATDCGPASLKSLFAGMGVELNYRVLREVCQTDVDGTSIVTLDEVANQLGLDAEEVMLPLDHVAVLEAKALPAIIVTLSAGGRPHFVVLWNRVGPFIQVMDPAAGRHWTRISTLQSHLYQHTTSVPATGWREWAGSEEAVATFERRLLNLGATQARALVARALEDPGHLSIARLDAACRASEAMVRAGAVRRGQTAAGLLQSMVAKDESGEVPIPAAYWSVRPNPEAEGELSMTGAVLMRVRGWREASREGEDAPRAVLASDLATELVAKQVSPARTLLRLRGEDSWVVPGLIVMGLVFATFGRILQALMLRGVLDLGRDLGTFAQRATGMAVLAGVALCLMLIQLPVSLGLLGIGRRLEVRLRKAYFEKLPEMEDRYFQSRLASDMASRTHNIQAMRSLPLLLAQALVLSLEVSSLAVALIWAAPHAWGIVLALAAVTLLVPLVVQKLLFEPDLRVQMHAGALSGFTLNALVGLTPIRIHGAERSLRRAQETLLVSWTQARYWLQTLSVGFEGGLMLVSYGLVMLLVYSYLEGTERASLVLLVVYWALRFPILGQRLMVLSRAFPNAMNRVRRLLDVIGDVKEPLARPEAPAREPVAPAAAASGVSITMEKVRVKGGGHTILDKVSLNIAPGEHVAVVGVSGAGKSTLVGLLLGWLRPARGEIKVDGQVLDQAAVERLRRTTAWVDPAISLWNQSLIDNLRYGNDGAHGWSLSGALKGAEMLDILEALPAGLQTSLGEGGGLVSGGQGQRVRLARAMLRSGVRLAILDEPFRGLDRDRRARLLAESRRLWADITLLCVTHDVEHTQEFDRVLVVENGRILENGPPKELLANKESRYAELLRADQENRTLLWGGGRWRNWWLSDGQLVEKPVPKPVETPAKEPVAGGLELVG, encoded by the coding sequence ATGACTTCTCCCAGGCGCCGGCGCTCGATCATTCCCGAGGTGATCCAGATCTCGGCGACGGACTGTGGTCCCGCTTCCCTCAAGAGCCTGTTCGCGGGAATGGGCGTCGAGCTCAACTATCGCGTCCTTCGCGAAGTGTGTCAGACGGACGTCGACGGCACCTCGATCGTCACCTTGGATGAAGTCGCGAACCAGCTCGGGCTCGACGCCGAGGAGGTGATGCTTCCGCTCGATCACGTGGCGGTCCTTGAAGCCAAGGCGCTCCCCGCCATCATCGTCACGCTCAGCGCGGGAGGACGGCCGCACTTCGTGGTGCTGTGGAATCGCGTCGGCCCCTTCATCCAGGTCATGGACCCGGCGGCGGGCCGTCACTGGACCCGGATTTCGACGCTGCAGAGCCACCTGTACCAGCACACCACGTCCGTTCCGGCGACCGGCTGGCGCGAGTGGGCCGGGTCCGAGGAGGCGGTCGCGACGTTCGAGCGACGCCTGCTGAACCTGGGTGCAACACAGGCGCGGGCGCTGGTCGCCCGGGCGCTCGAGGATCCCGGCCATCTGTCGATCGCCAGGCTCGACGCCGCGTGCCGGGCGTCCGAAGCGATGGTCCGCGCGGGCGCCGTCCGGCGAGGCCAGACGGCGGCGGGGCTGCTGCAATCCATGGTTGCGAAGGACGAGTCCGGCGAAGTGCCCATTCCCGCCGCCTATTGGTCCGTTCGCCCCAACCCCGAGGCGGAGGGCGAGCTGTCGATGACCGGCGCGGTGCTGATGCGGGTTCGCGGTTGGCGCGAGGCTTCGCGCGAAGGCGAAGACGCGCCGAGAGCCGTGCTCGCGAGCGACCTGGCCACGGAGCTTGTCGCCAAGCAGGTGAGCCCCGCGCGAACGCTGCTCCGCCTGCGAGGCGAAGACTCCTGGGTCGTTCCGGGCCTGATTGTGATGGGGCTGGTGTTCGCCACCTTCGGGAGGATCCTCCAAGCGCTGATGCTCCGAGGCGTGCTCGACCTGGGGCGCGACCTCGGCACGTTCGCGCAGCGCGCGACAGGCATGGCCGTTCTCGCGGGCGTCGCGCTCTGCCTCATGCTCATCCAGCTCCCCGTCTCCTTGGGATTGCTCGGCATCGGCCGCCGGCTCGAGGTGCGGCTGCGCAAGGCATATTTCGAGAAGCTTCCCGAGATGGAGGACCGCTATTTCCAGAGCCGGCTCGCCTCCGACATGGCGTCTCGAACGCACAACATCCAGGCGATGCGGTCGCTGCCGCTCCTGCTCGCGCAGGCCTTGGTCCTGTCACTCGAAGTCTCGAGCCTCGCTGTCGCGCTCATCTGGGCCGCACCGCACGCGTGGGGCATCGTGCTCGCGCTCGCGGCGGTCACGCTGCTCGTTCCCCTGGTCGTGCAGAAGCTGCTCTTCGAGCCAGACTTGCGCGTGCAGATGCACGCAGGCGCGCTCAGCGGATTCACCCTGAACGCGCTCGTCGGGCTCACGCCGATTCGAATCCACGGCGCCGAGCGGTCGCTGCGCCGCGCGCAGGAGACCCTGCTCGTCAGCTGGACCCAGGCGCGCTATTGGCTCCAGACGCTGTCAGTCGGGTTCGAAGGCGGGCTGATGCTGGTGAGCTACGGCCTCGTCATGCTGCTCGTCTATTCGTACCTCGAGGGCACCGAGCGGGCTTCGCTGGTGTTGTTGGTCGTCTATTGGGCGCTGCGCTTCCCCATCCTCGGCCAGCGGCTGATGGTGCTGAGCCGCGCGTTCCCGAATGCGATGAACCGAGTTCGCCGGCTCCTCGACGTCATCGGCGACGTCAAGGAGCCGCTGGCCCGGCCCGAGGCGCCAGCGCGGGAGCCTGTCGCGCCCGCGGCCGCCGCGAGCGGCGTTTCGATCACGATGGAGAAGGTCCGCGTGAAAGGCGGCGGTCACACCATCCTCGACAAGGTTTCCTTGAACATTGCCCCCGGCGAGCACGTGGCCGTCGTCGGTGTCTCGGGAGCAGGCAAGTCGACGCTGGTCGGCCTTCTGCTCGGCTGGCTCCGGCCGGCGCGCGGTGAGATCAAGGTCGACGGGCAGGTGCTCGATCAGGCCGCTGTCGAGCGGCTGCGGCGAACCACGGCCTGGGTGGATCCGGCGATCAGTCTCTGGAACCAGAGCCTCATCGACAACCTCCGGTATGGCAACGACGGCGCCCACGGCTGGTCACTGTCTGGGGCACTCAAGGGCGCCGAGATGCTCGACATCCTCGAGGCGCTTCCAGCCGGGCTGCAGACGTCGTTGGGCGAAGGCGGAGGGCTGGTCTCGGGCGGCCAAGGTCAGCGCGTGCGCCTGGCGCGCGCGATGCTTCGCTCCGGTGTGCGCCTGGCCATCCTCGACGAGCCCTTTCGCGGTCTGGATCGCGACCGGCGCGCGCGGCTCCTCGCCGAGTCCCGGCGGCTCTGGGCGGACATCACCCTCCTCTGTGTCACCCACGACGTCGAGCACACCCAGGAGTTTGATCGCGTGCTCGTCGTCGAGAACGGTCGGATCCTCGAGAACGGGCCGCCCAAGGAGCTGCTCGCGAACAAGGAGTCGCGATACGCCGAGCTGCTTCGCGCCGACCAGGAGAATCGCACGCTTCTCTGGGGTGGTGGGCGCTGGCGCAATTGGTGGCTCTCGGACGGACAACTGGTGGAGAAGCCGGTGCCGAAGCCGGTGGAGACACCGGCCAAGGAGCCCGTCGCGGGTGGGTTGGAGCTGGTGGGATGA
- a CDS encoding HlyD family secretion protein: MAYPFERTLRSLNYESDTRLVFVALMVLCAGGLIAWSLFAKVPLVKASSQARIEPHNAVHRIEPPSAGRVVLSRLKLDQTVKEGDLLIEFDARAERLELERSKATLAATEKELAIIRQQITNKREEAALTARVDEVAVQEALGREKELAPRHRLAVERAELALKSPTGAVSEMEKLERKTDVDALSFAQTAQGLALTRLRREQDVRRQALAAQLLGLEREALGAEGRIRELQGTIDRLEYQIDRKQYRAPATGHLVDVAELGSGAFIADGQRVGTIVASDAEVRVRARFPKEVVGLIQPGQTARLKLDGYPMTIYGTVPARVTAVGTEPGQTATPEAIPGTVRVELKFAPPDDPRIQLRHGMTLEVEVEVAQASPVALLMRSIGEWNPQPEEPPVTVFQPEAEAR, from the coding sequence ATGGCATATCCCTTCGAGCGGACCCTTCGTTCCCTGAACTACGAGTCGGACACGCGCCTCGTGTTCGTGGCGCTGATGGTGTTGTGCGCCGGCGGGCTCATCGCCTGGTCGCTGTTCGCCAAGGTCCCGCTCGTCAAGGCCAGCTCACAGGCCCGGATCGAGCCACACAACGCCGTCCATCGCATCGAACCGCCCAGCGCTGGCAGGGTCGTGCTCTCACGGCTCAAACTCGACCAGACGGTCAAGGAAGGCGACCTTCTCATCGAGTTCGACGCACGGGCCGAGCGCCTCGAGCTCGAGCGGAGCAAGGCGACGCTCGCCGCGACCGAGAAGGAGCTCGCCATCATCCGCCAGCAGATCACCAACAAGCGCGAAGAGGCGGCTTTGACGGCACGGGTGGACGAGGTCGCGGTCCAGGAGGCGCTGGGGAGGGAGAAGGAGCTCGCGCCCAGGCACCGGCTCGCGGTGGAACGCGCGGAGCTCGCCCTCAAGAGCCCAACGGGCGCGGTCTCGGAGATGGAGAAGCTCGAGCGCAAGACCGATGTCGACGCGCTCAGCTTCGCGCAGACGGCGCAGGGCCTGGCGCTCACCCGACTGCGGCGCGAGCAGGACGTGCGCCGTCAAGCCCTCGCCGCGCAGTTGCTCGGACTCGAGCGCGAGGCGCTGGGCGCCGAGGGGCGGATTCGGGAGCTCCAGGGCACCATTGACCGCCTCGAGTACCAGATTGATCGGAAGCAGTATCGGGCGCCGGCCACGGGCCACCTGGTCGACGTGGCGGAGCTCGGCTCGGGCGCGTTCATCGCCGATGGGCAGCGGGTCGGCACCATCGTCGCGAGCGATGCCGAGGTGCGGGTGCGTGCCCGCTTCCCGAAGGAGGTCGTCGGCTTGATTCAGCCCGGCCAGACGGCGCGCCTCAAGCTCGACGGCTACCCGATGACCATCTACGGGACGGTCCCCGCCAGGGTGACGGCCGTCGGGACCGAGCCCGGCCAGACCGCCACGCCCGAGGCCATCCCCGGTACGGTGCGCGTCGAGCTCAAGTTCGCACCGCCGGACGATCCGCGCATCCAGCTCCGCCACGGCATGACCCTGGAAGTGGAGGTCGAGGTCGCGCAGGCGTCGCCTGTCGCGCTGCTCATGCGGTCGATCGGCGAATGGAATCCGCAGCCCGAGGAACCGCCCGTGACCGTGTTTCAGCCCGAAGCCGAGGCCCGCTGA
- the cysD gene encoding sulfate adenylyltransferase subunit CysD, with protein MVAVLAFRPVSYELSHLDALEAESVFIIREVVAELDSPVLLFSGGKDSAVMLHLAVKAFAPAPLPFPLLHVDTGHNFPEVLQYRDARVGELGARLLVASVQEAIDGGRVAEEKGPRASRNRAQTVPLLEAIEKHSFNAVFGGARRDEEKARAKERVFSFRDEFGQWDPKNQRPELWNLYNGRHRRGEHLRVFPLSNWTELDVWQYIAREGVALPSIYFSHRREVFRRDGMWMAWSPYLPLLPGEEVKTASVRFRTVGDMTCTACVESTASTLDEVIAEIASSRITERGASRADDKFSETAMEDRKREGYF; from the coding sequence ATGGTCGCCGTGTTAGCTTTCAGGCCCGTGAGCTACGAGCTGTCGCACCTGGACGCCCTCGAGGCGGAGTCGGTGTTCATCATCCGGGAGGTGGTCGCCGAGCTGGACAGCCCGGTGCTCCTGTTCTCGGGGGGCAAGGACTCCGCGGTGATGTTGCACCTCGCGGTGAAGGCCTTCGCGCCCGCGCCGTTGCCGTTCCCGCTCCTGCACGTGGACACGGGGCACAACTTCCCGGAGGTGCTCCAGTACCGGGACGCGCGTGTGGGCGAGCTGGGCGCGCGGCTGCTGGTGGCCTCGGTGCAGGAGGCCATCGACGGGGGGCGGGTGGCGGAGGAGAAGGGGCCTCGGGCCTCGCGCAACCGGGCGCAGACGGTGCCGCTGTTGGAGGCCATCGAGAAGCACTCGTTCAACGCCGTGTTCGGCGGCGCGCGCCGGGACGAGGAGAAGGCGCGAGCGAAGGAGCGGGTGTTCTCGTTCCGCGACGAGTTCGGTCAGTGGGACCCGAAGAACCAACGCCCGGAGTTGTGGAACCTCTACAACGGCCGCCATCGCCGAGGGGAGCACCTGCGGGTCTTCCCGCTGTCCAACTGGACGGAGCTGGATGTGTGGCAGTACATCGCGCGCGAGGGCGTGGCGCTTCCGTCCATCTACTTCAGCCATCGCCGCGAGGTGTTCCGCCGGGATGGGATGTGGATGGCGTGGTCGCCCTACCTGCCGCTGCTTCCGGGCGAGGAGGTGAAGACGGCCTCGGTGCGCTTCCGCACGGTGGGGGACATGACCTGCACCGCGTGCGTGGAGTCCACCGCGTCCACGCTGGACGAGGTGATTGCCGAGATTGCCTCCTCGCGAATCACCGAGCGGGGGGCCAGCCGCGCGGATGACAAGTTCAGCGAGACGGCGATGGAAGACCGCAAGCGAGAGGGCTACTTCTAG
- a CDS encoding phosphatase domain-containing protein encodes MDSHAATKKLETLRMLMAGHTDTSEERRILSLLRDASAADLNFLLANIDLEALLGDLDDGIFGPDHHSQLLDMLCRERATQLALPLRASLVTALQRGATPALAERCIRDLFVSLRGRELTTFKNLLDAGNNHQDLEKLLFDDVDDPAIREDILTHIRREAETAPSGENKVLSDIDDTFYANLKDSRYPSKTVYPGVLAFYAELDRGPGLIPGREGDLTFVTARPMDPLGAVENLTFDSLRKHGVPPHVVLSGSLTHLLGNSRIAAKKFDNFQRYARIFPEYGFVFVGDSGQGDVEFGDKMLSAAPHSVHAVFIHDVVETPEATRRTWRDKRIYFFDTYVGAALEAFALGLISRDGLARVAIAARESMEGIAFTSAAQRDARKAELTRDLQRADAVTSPSPAAAH; translated from the coding sequence ATGGATTCGCACGCCGCGACGAAGAAACTGGAGACGCTGCGCATGCTCATGGCCGGTCACACCGACACGAGCGAGGAGCGCCGAATCCTGAGCCTGCTGCGCGACGCCAGCGCCGCGGACCTGAATTTTCTGCTGGCCAACATCGACCTCGAGGCCCTGCTGGGCGACCTGGACGATGGCATCTTCGGACCCGACCACCACTCGCAGCTGTTGGACATGCTCTGCCGGGAACGGGCCACGCAGCTGGCCCTGCCCTTGCGCGCCAGCCTGGTGACGGCGCTCCAGCGAGGCGCCACCCCCGCCCTGGCGGAGCGGTGCATCCGGGACCTGTTCGTGAGCCTGCGCGGCCGCGAGCTCACCACCTTCAAGAACCTGCTCGACGCGGGCAACAACCACCAGGACCTGGAGAAGCTGCTCTTCGACGACGTGGATGACCCGGCGATTCGCGAGGACATCCTCACGCACATCCGCCGCGAGGCGGAGACCGCGCCCAGCGGAGAGAACAAGGTCCTCAGCGACATCGACGACACCTTCTACGCCAACCTCAAGGACTCCCGGTACCCGTCCAAGACGGTGTACCCCGGGGTGCTGGCCTTCTACGCGGAGCTGGACCGGGGACCCGGCCTCATCCCGGGCCGCGAGGGCGACCTCACCTTCGTCACCGCCCGGCCCATGGACCCGCTGGGCGCCGTGGAGAACCTGACGTTCGACAGCCTGCGCAAGCACGGCGTGCCACCCCACGTCGTGCTCTCCGGGAGCCTCACCCACCTGCTGGGCAACTCGCGCATCGCCGCGAAGAAGTTCGACAACTTCCAGCGCTACGCCCGCATCTTCCCCGAGTACGGCTTCGTCTTCGTGGGCGACAGCGGACAGGGAGACGTGGAGTTCGGCGACAAGATGCTCTCCGCGGCGCCGCACAGCGTGCACGCCGTCTTCATCCACGACGTGGTGGAGACCCCCGAGGCCACGCGCCGCACGTGGCGGGACAAGCGCATCTACTTCTTCGACACCTACGTGGGCGCCGCGCTGGAGGCCTTCGCGCTGGGACTCATCTCGCGCGACGGGCTGGCGCGGGTGGCCATCGCGGCGCGCGAGTCCATGGAGGGCATCGCCTTCACGTCCGCGGCCCAACGGGATGCCCGCAAGGCGGAGCTCACGCGGGACCTCCAACGCGCGGACGCGGTGACGTCTCCCTCGCCCGCAGCGGCGCACTGA
- a CDS encoding glycosyltransferase has translation MELFPIHLLFIVVLMNRYILGPFLRRLRGRDIDRADDTYQPRVAIVIPLFNEGKGIYHAVRSLLEQDYPSHLLQIVVVDDCSNDDSYAWALKAAEGTPNVLVMRNPENMGKRKGINRGVKAAVDAEIIVSVDSDVIVDRSAVRNLVRRFVSPRIAAVGGRTFVTNRHQNWLTRMVEIKFHFAQQWLKDLERSFRQVMCLSGCLTAYRRHVLLELEPILEARSIAGVPIKYGEDRFLTRQIVKHDYETVYTLDAFCFTAAPATLAGYFSQQLRWRRSNLVDLLGGLSHAWRLHPVVTVHYVSQLALLLAYPVVIVHNVLTGEFMDILSFHFLVIGLLGIIYRLETRHLPEDRRVHGACFLPMALLMPVTYALFTPLALLTLDSGSWETRGSPSAAKAPSMAGDGSRLPSNPAGESAP, from the coding sequence ATGGAGCTCTTTCCCATCCACCTGCTGTTCATCGTCGTGTTGATGAACCGCTACATCCTCGGCCCGTTCCTGCGGCGCCTGCGCGGGCGCGACATCGACCGGGCCGACGACACCTACCAGCCTCGGGTCGCCATCGTCATCCCGCTCTTCAACGAGGGCAAGGGCATCTACCACGCGGTGCGCAGCCTGCTGGAGCAGGACTACCCGAGCCACCTGCTGCAAATCGTGGTGGTGGACGACTGCTCCAACGATGACAGCTACGCGTGGGCCCTGAAGGCCGCCGAGGGCACGCCCAACGTCCTGGTGATGCGCAACCCCGAGAACATGGGCAAGCGCAAGGGCATCAACCGGGGCGTCAAGGCCGCCGTGGACGCGGAGATCATCGTCTCGGTGGACTCGGACGTCATCGTGGACCGCTCCGCCGTGCGCAACCTGGTGCGCCGCTTCGTCAGCCCTCGCATCGCCGCCGTGGGCGGTCGCACCTTCGTGACGAATCGCCACCAGAACTGGCTGACCCGCATGGTGGAGATCAAGTTCCACTTCGCCCAGCAATGGCTCAAGGACCTGGAGCGCAGCTTCCGACAGGTGATGTGCCTGTCCGGATGCCTCACCGCGTACCGCCGCCACGTGCTGCTGGAGCTGGAGCCCATCCTGGAGGCGCGCTCCATCGCCGGGGTCCCCATCAAGTACGGCGAGGACCGGTTCCTGACGCGGCAGATCGTCAAGCACGACTACGAGACGGTCTACACGCTCGACGCATTCTGCTTCACCGCCGCGCCCGCGACACTCGCCGGCTACTTCTCCCAGCAGCTCCGGTGGCGGCGCTCCAACCTGGTGGACCTGCTGGGGGGCTTGTCCCACGCGTGGCGACTGCACCCGGTGGTGACGGTCCATTACGTGTCCCAGCTCGCGCTGCTGCTCGCCTACCCCGTCGTCATCGTCCACAACGTCCTCACCGGGGAGTTCATGGACATCCTCTCGTTCCACTTCCTCGTCATCGGACTGCTGGGAATCATCTATCGGCTGGAGACGCGGCACCTGCCCGAGGACCGGCGTGTGCATGGTGCGTGCTTCCTGCCCATGGCGCTGCTGATGCCCGTGACGTACGCGCTCTTCACGCCGCTGGCCCTGCTCACCCTGGACTCGGGGAGCTGGGAGACCCGCGGCAGCCCCAGCGCGGCGAAGGCGCCCTCCATGGCTGGCGACGGCAGCCGCCTGCCGTCCAACCCCGCCGGTGAGAGCGCCCCATGA